Proteins from a single region of Xiphophorus maculatus strain JP 163 A chromosome 22, X_maculatus-5.0-male, whole genome shotgun sequence:
- the vip gene encoding VIP peptides, protein MCKAMVQRTGPHLLLLIAVCSVLYSRTLSLPYASTRPIRHADGLFTSGYSKLLGQLSARRYLESLIGKRVSDDLVEPAKRHTDGIFTDKYSRFRKQKAAKEYLNTLLKGTRSLEDPGTSEAEESRDEPSSFQERYDDISVDHLLNNFQLPL, encoded by the exons at GTGTAAAGCGATGGTACAACGGACCGGCCCCCACCTGCTTCTCCTAATAGCGGTGTGCAGTGTGTTATACTCCCGGACTCTGAGTCTACCGTACGCATCCACGAG ACCGATTAGACATGCAGACGGTTTGTTCACCAGCGGATACAGCAAACTCCTGGGGCAGCTGTCGGCGAGGAGGTACCTGGAGTCTCTGATCGGGAAGCGCGTCAG TGATGACCTGGTGGAGCCGGCGAAGCGCCACACAGACGGCATCTTCACAGACAAGTACAGCCGCTTCCGGAAACAGAAGGCGGCCAAGGAGTACCTGAACACTCTCCTAAAGGGAACGAGAAG CCTAGAAGATCCTGGGACCAGCGAAGCGGAGGAGTCCAGGGATGAACCCAGCTCTTTCCAGGAGCGCTACGATGACATCAGCGTAGACCACCTCCTAAACAACTTTCAGCTG CCACTTTGA